GTATTCCAGAAAAATTTGAGGTAACAAACAGAATGTTTCTTTCAGCCGACTCCTGAGCCCAATCCAGTTTCAAAACCTTAAACCTCACATAGATAAGAAAAGACCAACATTCTGTCTCATCATTTCATTCTTCCCATTTCTATCAGACAACAAAATAAGGCTACAATTGCCACCAAAGAAGTTTTTTTCATCCCTAGAATAGTTTACTCACCTATACTCAATTGTTCTATACGTAACCTATTTccaatttggcattttttttttttttggataagtcaATTTGACAGTATCTAATGTTCATCTATTCAAACTATTCTTTTTTgtaagtgaaaaattcaaacctGAGACCTACTGTAAACCCACTTCACTGCTTCTCCATCTGAAGCAAAATAGGGATTCATCTTTTCAGACAATCAAACTAAAGATTAGTCCTCAAAACCTAACCATTCATTATGGTTGGCAAAGTTTGAACCACTCTCTACTTTAATTGTGTATAATTTAGCCTTTCAAAACACATTCTAGCATTAATTATAATTAGAGTCTGCAAGCCCGCACTTGGAAAACTACTCAGGGTAACAACCAATGCCAAGGCTGCTTGTAATTGAAAATTATGACTACTATCGAAAGAGTACTGGCAAAAATATGTTGACTGCAAGGAGAAAATATTCTCACATCATGTTCTAGAATGATTGGACATTTATAACTACAGATCCAATAAATCAACTCAAAAACAGGTACCTTAAACACAAGGAAAACAAAGCATCAACATACTTGCTGCTTATGGCATCAGTATCACTCAAAACAGAAAATAGAGATTCCAAAAATCTGCAGGAGGACTAGAGCCATAATTCTACCCTAAGATGTGTCTGGTATTATTGGGAAAGAAATTAATCTCTTTTCCATGTATTTGCTCATAACAACAGATGTTCATTGATGTTGAATTTCAAGATCTGAACTGAAGAAAAACTTACTAAAATCTCAATTTTGCGAAGGCTTTGGTGCTTTATCTGGTAGGATATTATCTGGGAGAATAAGTTCAGGAGGAGTTTCACGAACAACACCCAGCATAGAGTCATAATCCTCATCCCGACGAGCAAACTTCTTGCGGAGAAGCTTCTCAAACTCAATCTCATCAAAAGGCTTTGCATTCTCAGCTGCATGGACCTGTGCAAGGTTTGTATAATTGGTGGCTGACTGGGAAATGAAGGCTATCTCTTCATCAGTGAGCTTTCTCAGGAACTTTGCTGGATTGCCTCCCCATACCTGTGATTTgcattttatatatatcaaataagtATTAACAAATCATTTGTCAAAGCTAAGCGTCGGTTCCTAATCTAACATTTGAGAGCTGTTCACACATCAGGATGGACTAAATTGGCCTTACAGTGTTATATATCAAATCCAACATCCCAACTAGGGAATCCTTAAGGAAGAATTTTGGGACTGAAGGCACAAGACAGAagtctctctctcatctctctaagagagagagagagagagagagagagagcaacaaaagaaattaaaggatTAAGAACCCTTACAAAACAGAAGTTCATAAAACCCTAAGAAACCTCGAGAATCCGCCGTATTTTTACATTCTCACACCATTGCTGTGCTTTTGAATATTAAAACTATAACATTATTTGGGTTATTATTCCATAGTCACTTGCTAGTACAAAGCCCTTACCTGCTCATCATTCAAAAATTTACTGATTAGTTGCTGTTACATTCTGAACAGTCTAAGCATGGACTCACCATCCTATTTATTCTCTTACCATTGATCAAGAATGGGACAATTTTTGATACTTCagcattaaatttttaaatccGTCTCAGTTACTTCATGTATGCTTGCATAGGACAGAAAAACTCCCTTTCAAATAAATTGATAGACTCACAGGATAGAGTATCTGCAAACATACCTCGCCAGCAGGGATCCTTGTATTCTGTCTCACAAGGGCTCCAGCAGCAACCATAGCATTTTTCTCTACAAAGACACCATCAAGGAGTGTTGCTCCCATGCCAACAAAGGCCTCATCCTCAACGGTACAGCCATGTAAAACAGCACTATGACCTGCCCAGTTCAAATTTCCAAGTTAACCCAGAAAAGAATGCAAACAAAATCCagttaaataattttcaaattatgcaTATCATGGCCAGCATGCCACTCACCTACAGTAACATTGTCCCCAATAATAGTAGGGAGGACCTTCCCACTTAGGTTAGACTTTGCCACATGCACAAGGGAGTTATCTTGTATGTTAGTTCCAGATCCAACACTGATGCTGTTCACATCACCtatgcaaaaaatattttcacaggATCAATTTAGAAATAAATGCAGTTCACATCCAGCTAAAGAATGAGCCTTCAAGAAGAAACTTGCATCTTTAAATCCATTGGGTTTGGGGAAGTGGAGGAAGGCTGCTGATTTGGACAGCCCTCAACATCGATAAGGAGAGATCACTTTACAATAAGACTAAAAACATCCAGATAATTCCATCTAATACTGAACAGGTAGATAATCTGATTATGAACTTGTCCACAACTTATTCTAATGGATGTACTCACCATACAAACCATTAGGACAACATATAGTACATATTTGAAAGCTAACCAAGCCCAACCAGACAGGCACAATGAGGTTGTAATATTTCtcgaaaataaaatattgtttgagGAACAATTAAGTAGCAAAAAGAAGTTACACTTTGTTATACTAGGTGGCAATATGCATAGTGCTATAAACAAGGTAAGTCAAGCCAAACCAAGTATTATAGGTTCAGGAttggtttatttaattttatttcaaacatgAGCCAAGCTCAAACTAATTGctaagctaaaaaattttatccCTTAACAAATCCAagctaataattaataactaaattataagtagtataatattatttgagttaatttgGTAGAATGATTTTTaagaactaataaaaattacattcaTCAAccttgtattttgaaaaattatatgtaattttACCACATGtggataaattataatttacctatcaaaaaaaaaattatatgtaatttttacTAAGAAAATGACTATATATACTATCAATAAATcacacaaaataattaaataccttataaacttattttatcgataaattacaaaataatttattatatgacATCTCAAACCCCACAAAAGGAGGAGCTTTGTGCAATGGGtacaacttttttataattattagtataaacttatttacaaacttaCACAATCTAATCTTACATAcaaacatacatatacatatactcCAATCGAGCCTCATACCCACAAGCTTGTTGATGAACATGTTATCATATTTTAGTTTGGCTCATTTAACAGTCGAGTCTAAACTTGGGCTGACtcgtaaaaaataaataaacaagaacTGAGCCCAATCTATTCATATACAATAGCTCTGATTATATGCACACAATATTTCCACTATCATTTGAACAATAATGAGGTGCCTCATACTTGCCCGATGTTTTATGTTAATTGAACATGTCACCCTTCCATTCAAACAATTAAGTTGAAGCCCCccgcccaaaaaaaaaaaagaaaaagagaaaaagggagagagattcaagaaAAGTGCGTCATCAAACTTAAATGTATTATCtcagtaataaaaataaaataaataaaacagcATAAAAATGtatctcttttattattataaaagattaaaaagatgAAAGAATGAAAGGTCAAAGTCATAGTTTAAGATTTTGCAGACATAACAAAATTCATGCATAAAGGGTCTTACCTCTCAAGACACATCCATACCAAATAGACGATCCTCTTCCCACGTGAACATCCCCAATGACAGAGGCACTTGGGGCCACAAATGCATCCTTATCAACCACAGGTGCTTTATCAAATATGTTCATCAGAGTTCGATGCCTAGACACTACAGAAAATTTATAGTCAATAATTTGTTGTATGGTAGAAAGCGAGCAAAACCAGTACAGCAAATATGTAGATCACATGAAAGCTCTGACATAAAacatgtaaaattaaaatatcaatggAGAGGAAAATGGTACAACGCATGTGCACTAATCTCTGCAATGCAAATGAAAACAGCAATCACCCTATGCAACTTTAAAGCACACAAGAACAAGATGAACCAATCAACCAATTATTCAGACAATCAAAAAGGGTAGTTAGTCCTAGCATACGTTTTTGTTCAGGTActccaaaaataaaggaaaagttTTAATTTGCTACCTAAGTGATCACCTGTGTTAAAAATAACATGCTTcaactaatttaatttttttttgtttgttggtaAATTACAAACACACCCAATGGGGTTTGAACACACGACCTCACAATCCTCCAGGTTGATTAGATTTGAACTGAGGACTGAAGCCACCCCACCCCTTCACTACTTAATACAAAGCCTAACTGAcaattcaatttcaataaatttctttttttgataaaaaaacaCGCTTAACTGCGGAGATTTGATGGAATCAGATTCCAAGGACATTAAAATCTATAAGTtccttcaataattttttttaaaaaaaaatccacaagtATTCTCAACATGGCTCCTCTTAATTCAAACACAACCAACCatcatatttttctctattattaATTGTAAGTTACACCTGCACCCAATGGTCTTGAACCCGAgccctcaccctccacctagaACTTATAGGGGGACGAGGTGCCAAATCAGCCAGAGCTCATTGTCATGCCTAAGCTAGGAAGAATGGATACAGATACAAGTATGACACGGTGACATGagcaatttctaaaaaaattataataagacaTGGCGGGTATGACACTAGCATGACACCGGAATGGCACCCCAAATGAAGTGTACGTGCTTCCTAGCGCCTAAGCATCAATCAATCTAAGATCATTCGTTCCAACTTCCAAGGCATGCACATGCCAAGAAATTCAAATAATGATAGCTCTTTGAAATTCATCTCTACACattatttgaatgaaatttcgAAAGTTCCATAACTCGGTACGAAAATGTAAACCCCTAATTACAAATATCACATCAATCCGTATTTATGTGCGTGAAtaaatgcacattcctagaaAAGTTAGTGCACACAAAGTGAATCCAAAGCGttaatttagttattaaaaaaaaaacactccctTTAGCTTTCAATTGATAAATTTGAACCACACAATATAGCTCCCACACCTAATTGAAAGATCAAATACTAGAGCAGCCAAATCTAATCAAAAGCTAAAACTCAAACAAGCAGTGATTTAAGCTGGGAAATTGTCAATTTATGAGAGAGAAATGCGATctaattagagagagagagaaaataatgaaaatgaaagaaatgagAGGAGATCTTGGAAGTAGTGAGTGTAAGTTAGggcatgaaaaagaaaattacgtTGCTCTTGGAAGTAGTAGTTGCCTTGGAGGCGAGAGCCGAGACGGTCAATGGCTTGGCCGGTCTCGCGAATCCAGAATCCGACGGTGTATATGGCTTTGCCCAGGGTCCCCATATCTCGGCCTTTTCAGTAACTGAGAGGTTGAACAGAACTCACTGGGTTTTGGGGCTTATATAAGGTTTAGGTTTCAGCgctgtgtgcgtgtgtgtgtgtgatgggGGAGGACTGAGCAGAGAAGAAATGATACTGTAGCACACAGCACGGCACAGCACAGCACGGTAGTAGGGTAGAATATCCGGAGGACTTGGCAGGgcaattttgggcttttttatttaatggtcCCCCAGGTAATTCGCAACAAGAAAAACGTTGTCGTTCCAagtattttagatttttttttacgaCCAACCCAATTTAAATTTATCGCCTAATCACAATTTAGTCAAAAACTTTTAAGTATAAGATGCAGTTTgaagtcaatatattttttaaatttaggtaTTTTTTGCACATTtcaaaactaatattttttctttatttttggctaaattttaaactatttagctagttttttctttattttagtcAACACTTGCTAAGAttatcaaacttaaaaaaaaaaaaaaactagggttattaaactattaataatatatttaatattaaaaaatatatatatatattaatatatagagagggtgcAGTGCAGTGCGGTTTGGTTTGTgcagttttcttattataaaaccgtAAATCGCACTGCACCATGCAGTATGGTGTATTATTACTTACGATATAGTACAGTTATGCTATTTTGCGGGCGGCTTTGGTACGGTTTGGTGAACGACCctacttttaacaaaaattagcCACAACTTTGCCACAATTATTTATGTGGCCAAGTGTGAGTgatagataaaaattaataggttTATATGAAAATGATAGACAGCTAGTCACAATTGCCACATAATATAGTTATAGAAAATAGTGTGGCTAAGTTTATGATCTAAGAATAACTCAATTGTTAACTGTTACATTTGACCCTTATGttttggattaaaatgaaattattagaatctcattcaaattaataaattttgcattttttggataaattatttATCTCTTTGTGATTTAACATTATCATAATTTAGTtcgataaattttttatttgctagTACATCTCTACATGCTTAAGCTTGTATTAAAGTGTAAATTTAAACCCAATTGTTCAATGTTAGTGAACAACTAAATAGCACACACATACACCACGTGGCTAAGAGCCATGGTGTAAAGGTATGTTGTCAACCTTAGGTTTACTCAATCACATAAATGATAAACCATCACCTCTAGCGCTTGGATATCAATGGAGATGAGAAGATGAATATATACTAATTTATTTTCCGTCTCATCAGCTTGATAGcgatgttgtttgtattttgtaaATGAGTATGTGTATGATTTCTTTCCATGATCATGTAGTCTAGAGTATTCAGATATGGGATTTCTTAAATGCTTGGGGATAgcaagtgtgtgtgtatatatatatatattataatttgaaatagagttttaacctataacGTCCGCTTCTGaattactctttatcattagattaagacattaatttgtttttatgtaaGTAGTAATCGAACCTTAAATCACTCATTCAATAACAATAGACTTTACCTATTGAATTAACTAAAACCTACAAGATAGCAAGCTGATTGCTAACTTGCGTTAGGTGTTGTGAGCGACTGTATTTGCTATTTAGATTTGTACAGTCAAAacgtatatatatacatgtgttGAGGACCAAAATTTGACAAGAAAACTCATTTCATGAAAAGGAAGGAAAGATCATaggttttaacaaaaaaaaagaccaaattcATGAAGTTAAGAAAGACTAGGGGATATTTTCAGAGTAGCAGTGTGAGAGgaaaatatatgataagttaACATACGGGGGAAAGGAAACtggaaactagcatctcaagtttcaaaaacttgagATCCACATTGAAACTCGAGTCTCACAAACTCGCTTTGCGAGTTTGTGCTGGATGTGGTGGACAGAAaatgccacatagatctcgagtctttgagactcgagttCTAAAAAGCAAAACTgagtctctgagactcgattttgtACTTGATCAACAACAGAACTAAAGACGACAAAGAACAGGCTTGAAGAAGAACCAACGATTTGATGACGAAGAACAGAGGAAGAACAGAAGAGACAGACGATGAAGAACAGAGGAAGATGTATCTGAGTGGGCGCTTGGGACGATCTGAGATGCGTTGTCTCCGCCGATGGGTTTGCCGATGTGGGTTTACCGATGGGTTTTCTGACGCTGCGCTTGTCTCCGTCGATGGGTTTGCCGATGGGTTCTGATGTCTACGCTTGTCTCAGGTTGGGGTTGTATGTTTGGGTGTGAAAGTGCTCTGGAGTCTGGACGGCGAAGTGGAAATGATCACAAATCAAGTTTTGGAAACTCGATTTCAACCTAAAGCAAATCGAGTTTCAGAAACTCGATTCAACGTGgttccacgtggatttttcATCCACATCAGCTACCATCACTTACaaatcgagtcttaaaaactcaagttttatttggaacttgagttttagACACTTGAGAtgctatttttcatcattgtttTGAAATGtgacaactaactaaattttttaatatttattgttatttaaaaaaaaaattcagaaagaccatgaagacccaaagtcccaaaaagaaagaagaagaagaagaagaaggtgataataataataataataataataataaagaagaggACACAGACTTGGTCAGGCCAGAGGACATGCAGCAAGAAAGATCAACATCGAGGCCCTAGTACCTTGATGTGTCCTTTTGAAACCTTGAGAAGAGGACCTTGGCTGACACATGGGAAAGCCAAGGTGTATGTTCAAATTTCCAGCAAATGCCATTAAAAATCCAATAAAACCAGGTATTATCTTTGTAACTCATGGTCCAAGCCCATGAAATCTCGAGTTGGTAGTAAGAGAGAAGTGGTTTGGTCGGTAGGGAAGTGATTTATGGTCAAAGAAGGATCTTGAAGGTATCCCTTGAttcatatatttgcttggaatgcatgaACCAATGGAAAACTCAGTTCCTCCATGTGCATGACATCTTCCCACAATTTTCtctcaattgtcattttcaatTAAAGTTGTCATCCATTGCATTGAGCAGCCCATCCACTTCTTTGACTTTTCAAAAAGGAATCTTCCATTTGTAGCTAAAGTCAGACGCCAATTTTGATTTATAATTGCCTAATTAAGCTAAACTTCTGCCTAATGTATTTTTTCAAGTTCTAGAGGACATGGTTTTACCCAATAGACCAATGACGTCCTCGCCTGGGGTACTAGACCATGTCCATTATAAAAGGAACACTAAAGCAAAGCAAAAgggaggagaaaaatagggatTCGGATGGaggaaaaatgagagagtttAGAGATTCAAAAGGAAATTCTTAGAGCTTTAAGAGCCCAGCAAAGGAAAGGGGAGAGAAGAGGAACAAAATAAGAGAGCCAAGGAGGAGGAATTCGTCCCATATCCTTCAGATCATTCAAAACATCACTTAACTTCCAAAGAAACATATGTCAAAACATGCACACGTCAAATATCACTCTTTCCTACAAAATCCTTCTCACATGACTATCTTGTGCAAAAACACTAAGTTTACGAGAATTGGGGTCAGGATCCTCGTGGCTGACTCATTCttatgaaattcatttacataTTTGTATATGTATTAGAATGTATATCATAATATGAGGaactaacaattatttgaagatatgtGTATTGTATAGTTGTTCTTGTGCAAGGCCCGTAGAGGTAAAGAGAAAGGACAAAACTCCGTTGCATAATAAGCATGGAGAAAGATCCTACAGTTCAAGGAACCAGAGATTCAGGGTTCTATGAATTATAGACCTAGTACCCCTGAGAGCCACGACATCCCGTTCAGGGTACCACGACATCACACTTGGGAAACCAAGTGAAGGAAGTCTTTTAAATGGTCACACAAGAAAATATAAGCCTTAAATATTCTATTTCAATCTATTTCTTATTGTGAATATTACgaataattattttacttattttgtaagaGTAAAAAGTCATTTTATGACATTAAACACTTACAATGGTATTTTATTGCTTAGGAGGAAATCACATTTTTGCTTTGAGGAGCTTTATATGACTTACGCACAAACCGGTTTACATAACAATCCCAATAGGTAGGTTGCGAAGAACTGGACCCAGTCCAACCATCCATCCTTGAAGGTCCTAGGATCCCATATCATCTATGGACTTGGGTAccttccccaaaaaaaaaaggaaccgaCAACATGCATATTAAGacctgcatttttttttttggaaataaaggaGAGGTCCACTATAGCATATAACCATACTACATATGCTTGTAGCGACCATCTAACAGGGAGGACTGCTCACTGTGGGCAAGAGGGAAGACTTTTtgttggtaaaaaaaatgcaGCAATTGGACAACCACCAATCTATGAAACAGCACAACCACCAATCTGTGAATTGGGAATTGCTTTTATGCTTATAtgtgcccaaaaaaaaaagcgaagATGCTGTAGACACTAGTCACACTACATGATAATGTTTGAAATTTCTTTATGCAGTCCATAATATTTTGAAGGTCCTTCTCTAATGAAGACCATTGTACATTATTCcgcaaataatttttttttttgtttttttaaaaagggtCTTATTAATACACAAAGTTCTCACATTTTATAGGATCTGAAAACGATGACTGATAGATAACCTTACCCTTATATatcaaacatttttattttaattatttacattataaaaatatatgtgatGTCTTATGCATACATGATAAAACACTTTGACATACAACCATGTCTTTCAATTTCCacttagtaaaaagaaaaagatacttAATTACCAAGCTAACCACCAATCTATGAAAACAGTCATAACTAACCACTAATCTAATATCTATATAAACAAAGCCTTCACATACTTTGCCATTTTTGTAGTCTTATAGAGATTTAGGCAATTCTCTTAGTAATTGTTCAGAGATGGGTAGTTGTTTTATCACACTTTTTCATGTACACTCTATACACATAACGTCTATAATTTCACGTGTGACAtccattaaattttgttttattgatGTCTATATTTAAAACGTGAAATAAGTGATGTGTATGGACAGTGTACAataaaaaatgtgtgaataacAATACCCTTTACAGAATGATCAATGATAATATGCATCATTTGGGATGCGAGTCACATGCACTGGGCAACCACTTCTTAATTTTGAAAAGAGCGCCCACTTCTCAGTGCTTGAGTCAGAATCGATCACCTTCCACCTGAAAATGTTCAAATTCACCACCTGATAGTTGTAACTATCATAGTTTTGTTTCTAGAGTAACCATAAAATTAAGAGCGATATTAGggattataaattttattgtataaaatctcgtgtcactaatcacaaaaaataattttatatttgtttattgtaTTGTAAAAACGACTCTAATTATCAGTATATAAActttttcttctaaaatttacatattagtttgtaaattacttatgataaaattgataataattagCTTTCACACACTACAAATGAATTCTAATGCAGATACCAATCGAGAGGAACAAcctggtttgataataaaaggaaaatcacCTGTATGTGGTGATTAAACGGTGGAGGAAGACTAGCATCATCGCTTTGGCCATGTTCATCCCCAGACAAGTCCTCCCACCCATTCCAAAAGCTAAGAACCTGTATGGTTTTGACTCGTCCTGTTGAatgccaaaaggaaaaaaaaaaaaaaacacttataaaATCATGTCTACTTTATCCTCTTTTTACTTTAAtggaaaattgagaaaaagatttgattttgCCACAGAGAAACTTACATCAAACCTTTGTGGGCTAAATTTATTGGGGTCATTGTACACCATGGGATCAAGGTGTATTGATCTGGCATCAATGTTTATGTTCCACCCCCTCTTGATCTTAAATCCTACGATGATCAATACATTGCATGAAATAAACAGTAGCAAAGTCTATTGCACCAAATTTCTACTAAGAAACATACGAAgataaatatatttaacattaaCAATAATGTTCTGTAGGAAATATAAGATCTATTTTAGATTTTGAAACAAACCTTCAATCTCACAATCTTGGAGTGCTTGTCTTGGGAACCATGGTACTACTGAAGCCATTCTTAAGGATTCTTTTACTACCTGTCAATGATctttgtttattaaatttttactttttatttcaaCTTTAGTGGTAAATCATGAAACTAAAACTGAAATAATTACCTTAGAAGCATAGGGCATCTCACTAAGATCCTCTAGTGTAAGA
This genomic stretch from Castanea sativa cultivar Marrone di Chiusa Pesio chromosome 1, ASM4071231v1 harbors:
- the LOC142619080 gene encoding gamma carbonic anhydrase 1, mitochondrial; this encodes MGTLGKAIYTVGFWIRETGQAIDRLGSRLQGNYYFQEQLSRHRTLMNIFDKAPVVDKDAFVAPSASVIGDVHVGRGSSIWYGCVLRGDVNSISVGSGTNIQDNSLVHVAKSNLSGKVLPTIIGDNVTVGHSAVLHGCTVEDEAFVGMGATLLDGVFVEKNAMVAAGALVRQNTRIPAGEVWGGNPAKFLRKLTDEEIAFISQSATNYTNLAQVHAAENAKPFDEIEFEKLLRKKFARRDEDYDSMLGVVRETPPELILPDNILPDKAPKPSQN